A genome region from Manis pentadactyla isolate mManPen7 chromosome 5, mManPen7.hap1, whole genome shotgun sequence includes the following:
- the PCDH7 gene encoding protocadherin-7 isoform X5, whose amino-acid sequence MLRMRTAGWARGWCLGCCLLLPLSLSLAAAKQLLRYRLAEEGPADVRIGNVASDLGIVTGSGEVTFSLESGSEYLKIDNLTGELSTSERRIDREKLPQCQMIFDENECFLDFEVSVIGPSQSWVDLFEGRVIVLDINDNTPTFPSPVLTLTVEENRPVGTLYLLPTATDRDFGRNGIERYELLQEPGGGGGGDGRRAGTADSAPYPGGGGNGASGGGPGGSKRRLDAPEGGGGTNPGARSSVFELQVADTPDGEKQPQLIVKGALDREQRDSYELTLRVRDGGDPPRSSQAILRVLITDVNDNSPRFEKSVYEADLAENSAPGTPILQLRAADLDVGVNGQIEYVFGAATESVRRLLRLDETSGWLSVLHRIDREEVNQLRFTVMARDRGQPPKTDKATVVLNIKDENDNVPSIEIRKIGRIPLKDGVANVAEDVLVDTPIALVQVSDRDQGENGVVTCTVVGDVPFQLKPASDTEGDQNKKKYFLHTSAPLDYETTREFNVVIVAVDSGSPSLSSNNSLVVKVGDTNDNPPVFGQSVVEVYFPENNIPGERVATVLATDADSGKNAEIAYSLDSSVMGIFAIDPDSGDILVNTVLDREQTDRYEFKVNAKDKGTPVLQGSTTVIVQVADKNDNDPKFMQDIFTFYVKENLQPNSPVGMVTVMDADKGRNAEMSLYIEENSNIFSIENDTGTIYSTMSFDREHQTTYTFRVKAVDGGDPPRSATATVSLFVMDENDNAPTVTLPRNISYTLLPPSSNVRTVVATVLATDSDDGINADLNFSIVGGNPFKLFEIDSTSGVVSLVGKLTQKHYGLHRLVVQVNDSGQPSQSTTSLVHVFVNESVSNATVIDSQIARSLHTPLTQDIAGDPSYEISKQRLSIVIGVVAGIMTVILIILIVVMARYCRSKNKNGYEAGKKDHEDFFTPQQHDKSKKPKKDKKNKKSKQPLYSSIVTVEASKPNGQRYDSVNEKLSDSPSMGRYRSVNGGPGSPDLARHYKSSSPLPTVQLHPQSPTAGKKHQAVQDLPPANTFVGAGDNISIGSDHCSEYSCQTNNKYSKQPFRRVTFSVVSQPQDPQQGSLQSCYDSGLEESETPSSKSSSGPRLGALPLPEDNYERTTPDGSVGVAAITTFPLLPFPHGKTHGRRVLLRPLH is encoded by the coding sequence ATGCTGAGGATGCGGACCGCGGGGTGGGCGCGCGGTTGGTGCCTGGGCTGCTGTCTCCTCTTGCCGCTCTCGCTCAGCCTGGCGGCCGCCAAGCAACTCCTCCGGTACCGACTGGCCGAGGAGGGCCCCGCAGACGTCCGCATCGGCAACGTGGCTTCGGACCTGGGCATCGTGACCGGCTCGGGTGAGGTGACTTTCAGCCTCGAGTCGGGCTCAGAGTACCTGAAGATCGACAACCTCACCGGCGAGCTGAGTACGAGCGAGCGGCGCATCGACCGCGAGAAGCTGCCCCAGTGTCAAATGATCTTCGACGAGAACGAGTGCTTCCTGGACTTCGAGGTGTCGGTGATCGGGCCGTCGCAGAGCTGGGTGGACCTGTTCGAGGGTCGGGTCATCGTGCTCGACATCAACGACAACACGCCCACCTTCCCGTCGCCCGTGCTCACGCTCACGGTGGAGGAGAACCGCCCGGTGGGCACTCTGTACCTGCTGCCCACCGCTACCGACCGTGACTTCGGCCGCAACGGCATCGAGCGCTACGAGCTGCTCCAGGAGcccgggggcggcggcggcggcgacggccGGCGCGCCGGGACTGCCGACAGCGCCCCCTACCCCGGGGGCGGCGGGAACGGCGCGAgcggcggcggccccggcggctcCAAGCGGCGGCTGGACGCGCCGGAGGGAGGCGGCGGGACCAACCCGGGTGCCCGCAGCAGCGTGTTCGAGCTGCAGGTGGCCGACACCCCGGATGGCGAGAAGCAGCCGCAGCTGATCGTGAAGGGGGCGCTGGACCGCGAGCAGCGCGACTCCTACGAGCTGACCCTGCGTGTGCGCGACGGGGGCGACCCACCTCGCTCTTCTCAGGCCATCCTGCGGGTGCTCATCACCGACGTGAACGACAACAGTCCCCGCTTCGAGAAGAGCGTGTACGAGGCTGACCTGGCCGAGAACAGCGCCCCTGGGACCCCCATCTTGCAGCTGCGTGCCGCCGACCTGGACGTTGGGGTTAACGGGCAGATCGAGTACGTGTTTGGCGCGGCTACGGAGTCCGTGCGGCGGCTGCTGCGCCTCGACGAGACGTCCGGCTGGCTCAGTGTTCTGCACCGTATCGACCGCGAGGAGGTGAACCAGCTGCGCTTCACCGTCATGGCCCGCGACCGCGGGCAGCCCCCTAAAACAGACAAGGCCACAGTGGTCCTCAATATCAAGGACGAGAACGACAACGTACCGTCCATTGAAATCCGTAAAATCGGGCGCATTCCCCTCAAGGACGGGGTGGCCAACGTGGCCGAGGACGTACTGGTCGACACCCCCATCGCCCTGGTGCAGGTGTCCGACCGAGACCAAGGCGAGAACGGGGTGGTCACCTGCACCGTGGTGGGCGACGTGCCCTTCCAGCTCAAGCCGGCCAGCGACACAGAGGGCGACCAGAACAAGAAAAAGTACTTTCTGCACACCTCGGCCCCGTTGGACTATGAGACCACCCGGGAATTCAACGTGGTCATAGTGGCGGTGGACTCGGGCAgccccagcctctccagcaacaACTCCTTGGTTGTGAAGGTGGGAGACACCAATGACAACCCGCCCGTCTTTGGCCAATCGGTGGTGGAGGTTTACTTTCCCGAGAACAACATCCCTGGAGAGAGGGTGGCCACGGTGCTGGCGACAGACGCGGACAGCGGGAAAAACGCGGAGATCGCCTACTCGCTGGACTCCTCCGTGATGGGGATCTTTGCCATCGATCCTGATTCAGGGGACATCCTCGTCAATACGGTGCTGGACCGCGAGCAGACTGACAGGTATGAGTTTAAAGTTAACGCCAAAGACAAAGGCACCCCGGTGCTGCAGGGCAGCACCACAGTGATTGTGCAGGTGGCTGACAAGAATGACAATGACCCTAAGTTTATGCAGGACATCTTTACCTTTTATGTGAAAGAAAACTTGCAGCCCAACAGCCCCGTGGGGATGGTCACGGTGATGGATGCTGACAAGGGGCGCAATGCGGAAATGAGCCTGTACATAGAGGAAAACAGTAACATTTTTTCCATTGAAAATGACACGGGGACCATTTACTCCACAATGTCTTTTGACCGGGAACATCAGACCACATACACATTCAGAGTCAAGGCTGTGGATGGGGGAGATCCTCCCAGATCAGCCACAGCCACAGTCTCTCTCTTTGTGATGGATGAGAATGACAATGCTCCCACGGTTACCCTTCCCAGAAACATTTCCTACACTTTACTGCCACCTTCAAGTAATGTCAGGACAGTAGTAGCTACAGTGTTGGCAACAGACAGTGATGATGGCATCAATGCAGACCTTAACTTCAGCATTGTGGGAGGGAATCCCTTCAAACTGTTTGAAATTGATTCCACCAGTGGTGTGGTTTCCTTAGTGGGAAAACTGACCCAAAAGCACTATGGCTTGCACAGGTTGGTGGTGCAAGTGAATGACAGTGGGCAGCCTTCCCAGTCCACCACCAGTCTGGTGCATGTGTTTGTCAATGAAAGTGTTTCTAACGCGACTGTGATTGACTCCCAGATAGCCAGGAGTTTGCACACGCCACTCACCCAGGACATAGCTGGTGACCCAAGCTATGAAATTAGCAAACAGAGACTCAGTATTGTCATTGGGGTGGTTGCTGGAATTATGACAGTGATTCTAATCATCTTAATTGTAGTGATGGCAAGGTACTGCCGgtccaaaaataaaaatggctaTGAAGCCGGCAAAAAAGATCACGAAGACTTTTTTACACCCCAACAGCATGACAAATCTAAAAAGCCTAAAaaggacaagaaaaacaaaaaatctaagcAGCCTCTCTACAGCAGCATTGTCACTGTAGAAGCTTCTAAACCAAATGGACAGAGGTATGACAGTGTCAATGAGAAGCTGTCAGACAGCCCGAGCATGGGGCGATACCGATCTGTTAACGGTGGGCCTGGCAGTCCTGACCTGGCCAGGCATTACAAATCTAGTTCTCCATTGCCTACTGTCCAGCTTCACCCCCAGTCACCAACTGCAGGAAAAAAACACCAGGCCGTACAAGATCTACCACCAGCCAACACATTTGTGGGAGCAGGAGACAACATTTCAATTGGATCAGATCATTGCTCTGAGTACAGCTGTCAAACCAATAACAAGTACAGCAAACAG
- the PCDH7 gene encoding protocadherin-7 isoform X6: MLRMRTAGWARGWCLGCCLLLPLSLSLAAAKQLLRYRLAEEGPADVRIGNVASDLGIVTGSGEVTFSLESGSEYLKIDNLTGELSTSERRIDREKLPQCQMIFDENECFLDFEVSVIGPSQSWVDLFEGRVIVLDINDNTPTFPSPVLTLTVEENRPVGTLYLLPTATDRDFGRNGIERYELLQEPGGGGGGDGRRAGTADSAPYPGGGGNGASGGGPGGSKRRLDAPEGGGGTNPGARSSVFELQVADTPDGEKQPQLIVKGALDREQRDSYELTLRVRDGGDPPRSSQAILRVLITDVNDNSPRFEKSVYEADLAENSAPGTPILQLRAADLDVGVNGQIEYVFGAATESVRRLLRLDETSGWLSVLHRIDREEVNQLRFTVMARDRGQPPKTDKATVVLNIKDENDNVPSIEIRKIGRIPLKDGVANVAEDVLVDTPIALVQVSDRDQGENGVVTCTVVGDVPFQLKPASDTEGDQNKKKYFLHTSAPLDYETTREFNVVIVAVDSGSPSLSSNNSLVVKVGDTNDNPPVFGQSVVEVYFPENNIPGERVATVLATDADSGKNAEIAYSLDSSVMGIFAIDPDSGDILVNTVLDREQTDRYEFKVNAKDKGTPVLQGSTTVIVQVADKNDNDPKFMQDIFTFYVKENLQPNSPVGMVTVMDADKGRNAEMSLYIEENSNIFSIENDTGTIYSTMSFDREHQTTYTFRVKAVDGGDPPRSATATVSLFVMDENDNAPTVTLPRNISYTLLPPSSNVRTVVATVLATDSDDGINADLNFSIVGGNPFKLFEIDSTSGVVSLVGKLTQKHYGLHRLVVQVNDSGQPSQSTTSLVHVFVNESVSNATVIDSQIARSLHTPLTQDIAGDPSYEISKQRLSIVIGVVAGIMTVILIILIVVMARYCRSKNKNGYEAGKKDHEDFFTPQQHDKSKKPKKDKKNKKSKQPLYSSIVTVEASKPNGQRYDSVNEKLSDSPSMGRYRSVNGGPGSPDLARHYKSSSPLPTVQLHPQSPTAGKKHQAVQDLPPANTFVGAGDNISIGSDHCSEYSCQTNNKYSKQPFRRVTFSVVSQPQDPQQGSLQSCYDSGLEESETPSSAAPFQGTAGTKRMGSPYKGKAQHICELQLLLVPPLRQCFGSLSMT, encoded by the coding sequence ATGCTGAGGATGCGGACCGCGGGGTGGGCGCGCGGTTGGTGCCTGGGCTGCTGTCTCCTCTTGCCGCTCTCGCTCAGCCTGGCGGCCGCCAAGCAACTCCTCCGGTACCGACTGGCCGAGGAGGGCCCCGCAGACGTCCGCATCGGCAACGTGGCTTCGGACCTGGGCATCGTGACCGGCTCGGGTGAGGTGACTTTCAGCCTCGAGTCGGGCTCAGAGTACCTGAAGATCGACAACCTCACCGGCGAGCTGAGTACGAGCGAGCGGCGCATCGACCGCGAGAAGCTGCCCCAGTGTCAAATGATCTTCGACGAGAACGAGTGCTTCCTGGACTTCGAGGTGTCGGTGATCGGGCCGTCGCAGAGCTGGGTGGACCTGTTCGAGGGTCGGGTCATCGTGCTCGACATCAACGACAACACGCCCACCTTCCCGTCGCCCGTGCTCACGCTCACGGTGGAGGAGAACCGCCCGGTGGGCACTCTGTACCTGCTGCCCACCGCTACCGACCGTGACTTCGGCCGCAACGGCATCGAGCGCTACGAGCTGCTCCAGGAGcccgggggcggcggcggcggcgacggccGGCGCGCCGGGACTGCCGACAGCGCCCCCTACCCCGGGGGCGGCGGGAACGGCGCGAgcggcggcggccccggcggctcCAAGCGGCGGCTGGACGCGCCGGAGGGAGGCGGCGGGACCAACCCGGGTGCCCGCAGCAGCGTGTTCGAGCTGCAGGTGGCCGACACCCCGGATGGCGAGAAGCAGCCGCAGCTGATCGTGAAGGGGGCGCTGGACCGCGAGCAGCGCGACTCCTACGAGCTGACCCTGCGTGTGCGCGACGGGGGCGACCCACCTCGCTCTTCTCAGGCCATCCTGCGGGTGCTCATCACCGACGTGAACGACAACAGTCCCCGCTTCGAGAAGAGCGTGTACGAGGCTGACCTGGCCGAGAACAGCGCCCCTGGGACCCCCATCTTGCAGCTGCGTGCCGCCGACCTGGACGTTGGGGTTAACGGGCAGATCGAGTACGTGTTTGGCGCGGCTACGGAGTCCGTGCGGCGGCTGCTGCGCCTCGACGAGACGTCCGGCTGGCTCAGTGTTCTGCACCGTATCGACCGCGAGGAGGTGAACCAGCTGCGCTTCACCGTCATGGCCCGCGACCGCGGGCAGCCCCCTAAAACAGACAAGGCCACAGTGGTCCTCAATATCAAGGACGAGAACGACAACGTACCGTCCATTGAAATCCGTAAAATCGGGCGCATTCCCCTCAAGGACGGGGTGGCCAACGTGGCCGAGGACGTACTGGTCGACACCCCCATCGCCCTGGTGCAGGTGTCCGACCGAGACCAAGGCGAGAACGGGGTGGTCACCTGCACCGTGGTGGGCGACGTGCCCTTCCAGCTCAAGCCGGCCAGCGACACAGAGGGCGACCAGAACAAGAAAAAGTACTTTCTGCACACCTCGGCCCCGTTGGACTATGAGACCACCCGGGAATTCAACGTGGTCATAGTGGCGGTGGACTCGGGCAgccccagcctctccagcaacaACTCCTTGGTTGTGAAGGTGGGAGACACCAATGACAACCCGCCCGTCTTTGGCCAATCGGTGGTGGAGGTTTACTTTCCCGAGAACAACATCCCTGGAGAGAGGGTGGCCACGGTGCTGGCGACAGACGCGGACAGCGGGAAAAACGCGGAGATCGCCTACTCGCTGGACTCCTCCGTGATGGGGATCTTTGCCATCGATCCTGATTCAGGGGACATCCTCGTCAATACGGTGCTGGACCGCGAGCAGACTGACAGGTATGAGTTTAAAGTTAACGCCAAAGACAAAGGCACCCCGGTGCTGCAGGGCAGCACCACAGTGATTGTGCAGGTGGCTGACAAGAATGACAATGACCCTAAGTTTATGCAGGACATCTTTACCTTTTATGTGAAAGAAAACTTGCAGCCCAACAGCCCCGTGGGGATGGTCACGGTGATGGATGCTGACAAGGGGCGCAATGCGGAAATGAGCCTGTACATAGAGGAAAACAGTAACATTTTTTCCATTGAAAATGACACGGGGACCATTTACTCCACAATGTCTTTTGACCGGGAACATCAGACCACATACACATTCAGAGTCAAGGCTGTGGATGGGGGAGATCCTCCCAGATCAGCCACAGCCACAGTCTCTCTCTTTGTGATGGATGAGAATGACAATGCTCCCACGGTTACCCTTCCCAGAAACATTTCCTACACTTTACTGCCACCTTCAAGTAATGTCAGGACAGTAGTAGCTACAGTGTTGGCAACAGACAGTGATGATGGCATCAATGCAGACCTTAACTTCAGCATTGTGGGAGGGAATCCCTTCAAACTGTTTGAAATTGATTCCACCAGTGGTGTGGTTTCCTTAGTGGGAAAACTGACCCAAAAGCACTATGGCTTGCACAGGTTGGTGGTGCAAGTGAATGACAGTGGGCAGCCTTCCCAGTCCACCACCAGTCTGGTGCATGTGTTTGTCAATGAAAGTGTTTCTAACGCGACTGTGATTGACTCCCAGATAGCCAGGAGTTTGCACACGCCACTCACCCAGGACATAGCTGGTGACCCAAGCTATGAAATTAGCAAACAGAGACTCAGTATTGTCATTGGGGTGGTTGCTGGAATTATGACAGTGATTCTAATCATCTTAATTGTAGTGATGGCAAGGTACTGCCGgtccaaaaataaaaatggctaTGAAGCCGGCAAAAAAGATCACGAAGACTTTTTTACACCCCAACAGCATGACAAATCTAAAAAGCCTAAAaaggacaagaaaaacaaaaaatctaagcAGCCTCTCTACAGCAGCATTGTCACTGTAGAAGCTTCTAAACCAAATGGACAGAGGTATGACAGTGTCAATGAGAAGCTGTCAGACAGCCCGAGCATGGGGCGATACCGATCTGTTAACGGTGGGCCTGGCAGTCCTGACCTGGCCAGGCATTACAAATCTAGTTCTCCATTGCCTACTGTCCAGCTTCACCCCCAGTCACCAACTGCAGGAAAAAAACACCAGGCCGTACAAGATCTACCACCAGCCAACACATTTGTGGGAGCAGGAGACAACATTTCAATTGGATCAGATCATTGCTCTGAGTACAGCTGTCAAACCAATAACAAGTACAGCAAACAG
- the PCDH7 gene encoding protocadherin-7 isoform X8, which yields MLRMRTAGWARGWCLGCCLLLPLSLSLAAAKQLLRYRLAEEGPADVRIGNVASDLGIVTGSGEVTFSLESGSEYLKIDNLTGELSTSERRIDREKLPQCQMIFDENECFLDFEVSVIGPSQSWVDLFEGRVIVLDINDNTPTFPSPVLTLTVEENRPVGTLYLLPTATDRDFGRNGIERYELLQEPGGGGGGDGRRAGTADSAPYPGGGGNGASGGGPGGSKRRLDAPEGGGGTNPGARSSVFELQVADTPDGEKQPQLIVKGALDREQRDSYELTLRVRDGGDPPRSSQAILRVLITDVNDNSPRFEKSVYEADLAENSAPGTPILQLRAADLDVGVNGQIEYVFGAATESVRRLLRLDETSGWLSVLHRIDREEVNQLRFTVMARDRGQPPKTDKATVVLNIKDENDNVPSIEIRKIGRIPLKDGVANVAEDVLVDTPIALVQVSDRDQGENGVVTCTVVGDVPFQLKPASDTEGDQNKKKYFLHTSAPLDYETTREFNVVIVAVDSGSPSLSSNNSLVVKVGDTNDNPPVFGQSVVEVYFPENNIPGERVATVLATDADSGKNAEIAYSLDSSVMGIFAIDPDSGDILVNTVLDREQTDRYEFKVNAKDKGTPVLQGSTTVIVQVADKNDNDPKFMQDIFTFYVKENLQPNSPVGMVTVMDADKGRNAEMSLYIEENSNIFSIENDTGTIYSTMSFDREHQTTYTFRVKAVDGGDPPRSATATVSLFVMDENDNAPTVTLPRNISYTLLPPSSNVRTVVATVLATDSDDGINADLNFSIVGGNPFKLFEIDSTSGVVSLVGKLTQKHYGLHRLVVQVNDSGQPSQSTTSLVHVFVNESVSNATVIDSQIARSLHTPLTQDIAGDPSYEISKQRLSIVIGVVAGIMTVILIILIVVMARYCRSKNKNGYEAGKKDHEDFFTPQQHDKSKKPKKDKKNKKSKQPLYSSIVTVEASKPNGQRYDSVNEKLSDSPSMGRYRSVNGGPGSPDLARHYKSSSPLPTVQLHPQSPTAGKKHQAVQDLPPANTFVGAGDNISIGSDHCSEYSCQTNNKYSKQVLRPSLPFPSSPFLMARRMEEECC from the coding sequence ATGCTGAGGATGCGGACCGCGGGGTGGGCGCGCGGTTGGTGCCTGGGCTGCTGTCTCCTCTTGCCGCTCTCGCTCAGCCTGGCGGCCGCCAAGCAACTCCTCCGGTACCGACTGGCCGAGGAGGGCCCCGCAGACGTCCGCATCGGCAACGTGGCTTCGGACCTGGGCATCGTGACCGGCTCGGGTGAGGTGACTTTCAGCCTCGAGTCGGGCTCAGAGTACCTGAAGATCGACAACCTCACCGGCGAGCTGAGTACGAGCGAGCGGCGCATCGACCGCGAGAAGCTGCCCCAGTGTCAAATGATCTTCGACGAGAACGAGTGCTTCCTGGACTTCGAGGTGTCGGTGATCGGGCCGTCGCAGAGCTGGGTGGACCTGTTCGAGGGTCGGGTCATCGTGCTCGACATCAACGACAACACGCCCACCTTCCCGTCGCCCGTGCTCACGCTCACGGTGGAGGAGAACCGCCCGGTGGGCACTCTGTACCTGCTGCCCACCGCTACCGACCGTGACTTCGGCCGCAACGGCATCGAGCGCTACGAGCTGCTCCAGGAGcccgggggcggcggcggcggcgacggccGGCGCGCCGGGACTGCCGACAGCGCCCCCTACCCCGGGGGCGGCGGGAACGGCGCGAgcggcggcggccccggcggctcCAAGCGGCGGCTGGACGCGCCGGAGGGAGGCGGCGGGACCAACCCGGGTGCCCGCAGCAGCGTGTTCGAGCTGCAGGTGGCCGACACCCCGGATGGCGAGAAGCAGCCGCAGCTGATCGTGAAGGGGGCGCTGGACCGCGAGCAGCGCGACTCCTACGAGCTGACCCTGCGTGTGCGCGACGGGGGCGACCCACCTCGCTCTTCTCAGGCCATCCTGCGGGTGCTCATCACCGACGTGAACGACAACAGTCCCCGCTTCGAGAAGAGCGTGTACGAGGCTGACCTGGCCGAGAACAGCGCCCCTGGGACCCCCATCTTGCAGCTGCGTGCCGCCGACCTGGACGTTGGGGTTAACGGGCAGATCGAGTACGTGTTTGGCGCGGCTACGGAGTCCGTGCGGCGGCTGCTGCGCCTCGACGAGACGTCCGGCTGGCTCAGTGTTCTGCACCGTATCGACCGCGAGGAGGTGAACCAGCTGCGCTTCACCGTCATGGCCCGCGACCGCGGGCAGCCCCCTAAAACAGACAAGGCCACAGTGGTCCTCAATATCAAGGACGAGAACGACAACGTACCGTCCATTGAAATCCGTAAAATCGGGCGCATTCCCCTCAAGGACGGGGTGGCCAACGTGGCCGAGGACGTACTGGTCGACACCCCCATCGCCCTGGTGCAGGTGTCCGACCGAGACCAAGGCGAGAACGGGGTGGTCACCTGCACCGTGGTGGGCGACGTGCCCTTCCAGCTCAAGCCGGCCAGCGACACAGAGGGCGACCAGAACAAGAAAAAGTACTTTCTGCACACCTCGGCCCCGTTGGACTATGAGACCACCCGGGAATTCAACGTGGTCATAGTGGCGGTGGACTCGGGCAgccccagcctctccagcaacaACTCCTTGGTTGTGAAGGTGGGAGACACCAATGACAACCCGCCCGTCTTTGGCCAATCGGTGGTGGAGGTTTACTTTCCCGAGAACAACATCCCTGGAGAGAGGGTGGCCACGGTGCTGGCGACAGACGCGGACAGCGGGAAAAACGCGGAGATCGCCTACTCGCTGGACTCCTCCGTGATGGGGATCTTTGCCATCGATCCTGATTCAGGGGACATCCTCGTCAATACGGTGCTGGACCGCGAGCAGACTGACAGGTATGAGTTTAAAGTTAACGCCAAAGACAAAGGCACCCCGGTGCTGCAGGGCAGCACCACAGTGATTGTGCAGGTGGCTGACAAGAATGACAATGACCCTAAGTTTATGCAGGACATCTTTACCTTTTATGTGAAAGAAAACTTGCAGCCCAACAGCCCCGTGGGGATGGTCACGGTGATGGATGCTGACAAGGGGCGCAATGCGGAAATGAGCCTGTACATAGAGGAAAACAGTAACATTTTTTCCATTGAAAATGACACGGGGACCATTTACTCCACAATGTCTTTTGACCGGGAACATCAGACCACATACACATTCAGAGTCAAGGCTGTGGATGGGGGAGATCCTCCCAGATCAGCCACAGCCACAGTCTCTCTCTTTGTGATGGATGAGAATGACAATGCTCCCACGGTTACCCTTCCCAGAAACATTTCCTACACTTTACTGCCACCTTCAAGTAATGTCAGGACAGTAGTAGCTACAGTGTTGGCAACAGACAGTGATGATGGCATCAATGCAGACCTTAACTTCAGCATTGTGGGAGGGAATCCCTTCAAACTGTTTGAAATTGATTCCACCAGTGGTGTGGTTTCCTTAGTGGGAAAACTGACCCAAAAGCACTATGGCTTGCACAGGTTGGTGGTGCAAGTGAATGACAGTGGGCAGCCTTCCCAGTCCACCACCAGTCTGGTGCATGTGTTTGTCAATGAAAGTGTTTCTAACGCGACTGTGATTGACTCCCAGATAGCCAGGAGTTTGCACACGCCACTCACCCAGGACATAGCTGGTGACCCAAGCTATGAAATTAGCAAACAGAGACTCAGTATTGTCATTGGGGTGGTTGCTGGAATTATGACAGTGATTCTAATCATCTTAATTGTAGTGATGGCAAGGTACTGCCGgtccaaaaataaaaatggctaTGAAGCCGGCAAAAAAGATCACGAAGACTTTTTTACACCCCAACAGCATGACAAATCTAAAAAGCCTAAAaaggacaagaaaaacaaaaaatctaagcAGCCTCTCTACAGCAGCATTGTCACTGTAGAAGCTTCTAAACCAAATGGACAGAGGTATGACAGTGTCAATGAGAAGCTGTCAGACAGCCCGAGCATGGGGCGATACCGATCTGTTAACGGTGGGCCTGGCAGTCCTGACCTGGCCAGGCATTACAAATCTAGTTCTCCATTGCCTACTGTCCAGCTTCACCCCCAGTCACCAACTGCAGGAAAAAAACACCAGGCCGTACAAGATCTACCACCAGCCAACACATTTGTGGGAGCAGGAGACAACATTTCAATTGGATCAGATCATTGCTCTGAGTACAGCTGTCAAACCAATAACAAGTACAGCAAACAG